Proteins encoded together in one Roseibacterium elongatum DSM 19469 window:
- a CDS encoding acyl-CoA carboxylase subunit beta, whose translation MKDILHQLEERREEARMGGGQKRIDSQHAKGKLTARERIDLLLDEGSFEEYDMFVTHRCADFGMQENKPRGDGVVTGWGTINGRMVYVFSQDFTVLGGSVSATHAQKICKIMDMAMQNGAPVIGINDSGGARIQEGVDSLAGYGDVFQRNIEASGVVPQISLIMGPCAGGAVYSPAMTDFIFMVKDSSYMFVTGPDVVKTVTNEHVTAEELGGATTHTRKSSVADGAFENDVEALSEIRRLVDFLPLSNREKPPVRPFYDSPDRIEESLDTLVPDNPNMPYDMKELITKIADEGDFYEIQEDFAGNIITGFIRLEGQTVGVVANQPMVLAGVLDIDSARKAARFVRFCDCFEIPILTLVDVPGFLPGTGQEYNGVIKHGAKLLFAYGEATVPKVTVITRKAYGGAYVVMSSKHLRGDISYAWPTSEIAVMGAKGAVEILHRSDLGDPEKTALHTQEYEDRFANPFVAAERGFIDEVIQPRSTRKRVARAFAMLRRKEKKMPWKKHDNIPL comes from the coding sequence ATGAAAGACATCCTGCATCAGCTGGAGGAGCGTCGCGAAGAAGCGCGCATGGGCGGTGGACAAAAGCGGATCGACAGCCAGCACGCCAAGGGCAAGCTGACCGCGCGCGAGCGGATCGACCTGCTGCTGGATGAGGGCAGCTTCGAGGAATACGACATGTTCGTGACTCACCGCTGCGCCGATTTCGGCATGCAGGAAAACAAGCCGCGCGGCGACGGCGTGGTCACCGGCTGGGGCACGATCAACGGCCGCATGGTCTATGTCTTCAGCCAGGATTTCACCGTGCTCGGCGGCTCGGTTTCGGCCACCCACGCGCAGAAGATCTGCAAGATCATGGACATGGCGATGCAGAACGGCGCGCCCGTCATCGGCATCAACGACTCCGGCGGCGCGCGCATCCAGGAAGGCGTCGACAGCCTGGCGGGCTATGGCGACGTGTTCCAGCGCAACATCGAGGCATCGGGCGTGGTGCCGCAGATCAGCCTGATCATGGGGCCCTGCGCGGGCGGGGCGGTCTATTCGCCGGCCATGACCGACTTCATCTTCATGGTGAAGGACAGCAGCTACATGTTCGTCACCGGCCCCGACGTGGTCAAGACCGTGACGAACGAGCATGTCACCGCCGAGGAACTGGGCGGGGCCACGACCCACACGCGCAAATCCTCGGTCGCGGACGGTGCCTTTGAAAACGACGTGGAAGCGCTCAGCGAAATTCGCCGCCTCGTCGATTTCCTGCCGCTGTCGAACCGTGAAAAGCCGCCCGTGCGCCCCTTCTACGACAGCCCCGACCGGATCGAGGAAAGCCTCGACACGCTGGTGCCCGACAACCCCAACATGCCCTATGACATGAAGGAGTTGATCACCAAGATCGCGGATGAGGGCGATTTCTACGAAATCCAGGAGGATTTCGCAGGCAACATCATCACCGGCTTCATCCGGCTCGAGGGGCAGACGGTGGGCGTGGTCGCGAACCAGCCCATGGTGCTTGCGGGCGTTCTGGATATCGACAGCGCCCGCAAGGCCGCGCGCTTCGTGCGGTTCTGCGACTGTTTCGAGATCCCGATCCTGACACTGGTGGACGTGCCCGGCTTCCTGCCCGGCACGGGGCAGGAATACAACGGCGTCATCAAGCATGGTGCGAAGCTGCTCTTTGCCTATGGCGAGGCGACGGTGCCCAAGGTCACGGTCATCACCCGCAAGGCCTATGGCGGCGCCTATGTGGTGATGTCCTCCAAGCATCTGCGCGGCGATATCAGCTATGCCTGGCCCACCAGCGAGATCGCGGTGATGGGCGCCAAGGGCGCGGTCGAGATCCTGCATCGCTCGGATCTGGGCGACCCCGAGAAGACGGCGCTGCACACGCAGGAATACGAGGACCGGTTCGCCAACCCCTTCGTCGCGGCCGAGCGCGGCTTCATCGACGAGGTGATCCAGCCGCGCAGCACGCGCAAACGGGTCGCCCGCGCCTTCGCCATGCTGCGGCGCAAGGAAAAGAAGATGCCGTGGAAGAAGCACGACAACATCCCGCTGTAA
- a CDS encoding CoxG family protein produces the protein MEMHATRTLNADRETVWAALNDARVLEACIPGCQELHGSPEEGFHAEVKQKVGPVKATFKGDVTLSDIVPLERYTIAGEGKGGVAGFAKGSAQVILSDAEGGGTDLHYDVDAKVGGKLAQLGSRLIDSFAKKMADQFFERFQAHVEGRDDDPLAQTDPEDAARPATG, from the coding sequence ATGGAAATGCATGCGACACGGACGCTGAACGCGGATCGTGAAACCGTTTGGGCCGCGTTGAACGACGCGCGGGTGCTCGAGGCCTGCATCCCCGGCTGCCAGGAATTGCACGGCTCGCCCGAAGAGGGGTTCCATGCCGAGGTCAAGCAGAAGGTCGGCCCGGTCAAGGCCACCTTCAAGGGCGACGTGACCCTGAGCGACATCGTCCCGCTGGAACGCTACACCATCGCCGGCGAGGGAAAGGGCGGCGTTGCGGGCTTTGCCAAGGGGTCGGCCCAGGTGATCCTGTCGGACGCCGAGGGCGGCGGCACCGATCTGCATTACGACGTCGATGCCAAGGTCGGCGGCAAGCTGGCACAGCTTGGATCGCGCCTGATCGACAGTTTCGCCAAGAAGATGGCCGACCAGTTCTTCGAGCGGTTCCAGGCCCATGTCGAAGGCCGCGACGACGACCCGCTGGCGCAGACGGATCCCGAGGATGCGGCCCGCCCCGCAACCGGCTGA
- a CDS encoding multidrug effflux MFS transporter, protein MATSTPAPVRFLDHSTPPHIFTLIVLTGIGALSMNIFLPSLPAMTSYFDTDYRLMQLSVALYLAVNAVLQILIGPISDRIGRRPVLLGSLVIFVLATIGCLLAPTIEVFLAFRMVQAVIVAGLVLGRAVVRDMYPADQAASQIGYVTMGMAVVPMIGPAIGGALDETLGWQANFWLLAILGLAVLALTWRDLGETAAPGRGSFRDQVAQYPELLTARRFWGYCLAAAFASGAFFAYLGGAPYVGSEVFGLSAAAVGFYFGAPAVGYFFGNFLSGRFSVRVGINGMILWGTILSAVGLLMSLLLFLLGLKTAIVFFGFMTFVGLGNGMVLPNATSGMLSVRPHLAGTASGLGGAIMIGGGAALSALAGALLTDGNGAYPLILIMLATSILAVISILYTIRRERYVNPG, encoded by the coding sequence ATGGCCACCAGCACCCCCGCCCCGGTTCGGTTCCTCGACCACAGCACGCCGCCGCATATCTTCACGTTGATCGTGTTGACCGGCATCGGCGCATTGTCGATGAACATCTTTCTGCCGTCGCTGCCGGCGATGACCAGTTATTTCGACACCGACTACCGGCTGATGCAACTGTCCGTGGCGCTGTATCTGGCGGTGAATGCCGTTCTACAAATCCTGATCGGGCCGATTTCGGACCGGATCGGCCGCAGGCCGGTCCTGTTGGGCAGTCTGGTGATCTTCGTGCTGGCGACGATCGGCTGCCTTCTGGCCCCAACGATCGAGGTGTTTCTCGCCTTTCGCATGGTGCAGGCGGTCATCGTCGCGGGGCTGGTGCTGGGCCGTGCGGTGGTGCGCGACATGTACCCCGCCGATCAGGCCGCCAGCCAGATCGGCTATGTGACCATGGGAATGGCGGTGGTTCCGATGATCGGGCCCGCCATCGGCGGCGCGCTGGACGAAACCCTGGGCTGGCAGGCGAATTTCTGGCTCTTGGCCATCCTGGGGCTGGCCGTGCTGGCGCTGACCTGGCGCGACCTGGGCGAAACGGCCGCCCCCGGTCGGGGCAGTTTCCGCGACCAGGTCGCGCAATACCCCGAGTTGCTGACGGCACGCCGCTTTTGGGGCTACTGCCTTGCGGCGGCCTTCGCGTCGGGCGCGTTTTTCGCCTATCTCGGCGGGGCGCCTTATGTCGGCTCCGAGGTGTTCGGCCTGTCGGCGGCTGCGGTCGGCTTCTACTTCGGCGCGCCCGCGGTGGGCTATTTCTTCGGCAATTTCCTGTCGGGGCGGTTTTCCGTGCGCGTCGGCATCAATGGCATGATCCTGTGGGGCACGATCCTGTCGGCGGTCGGGCTCTTGATGTCGCTGCTGCTGTTCCTGCTGGGACTCAAGACGGCGATCGTCTTTTTCGGCTTCATGACCTTTGTCGGGCTGGGCAATGGCATGGTCCTGCCCAATGCGACCTCGGGGATGCTGTCAGTGCGCCCGCATCTGGCCGGCACGGCCTCGGGCCTTGGCGGGGCGATCATGATCGGCGGCGGCGCCGCGCTCTCGGCGCTGGCGGGGGCCTTGCTGACCGACGGCAACGGGGCCTACCCGCTGATCCTGATCATGCTGGCCACCTCGATCCTGGCCGTGATCTCGATCCTCTACACGATCCGGCGCGAACGCTACGTGAACCCCGGCTGA
- a CDS encoding helix-turn-helix domain-containing protein: MSNRKLYAGAKLRELRTRLGLTQKDFAAKLGISLPYLNQMENNNRPVSTTVVLGLAQEFGLDVTELSSGDTERLVSDMREALADPVFAEASPPLADLRLAASNAPALARAFLDLHRAYRQTHERLASLDEALGHEGRATSSPWEEVRDFFHYCDNYIDAMDRAAERFAAQAQGDLAQHTETVLEGMGIRIRHAAGEGVRHYDRASRTLTLSPRAAPETQRFQLLHQYALLAQSQLLEATLDLARFQTDTAREIARIGMANYFAGAVLMPYTRFAEAAEETRHDLERLSIQFGASIEQIAHRLSTLQRPGAKGVPFFFARVDQAGTVTKRHSATRLQFARFGGACPLWNVHQAFETPGRFLRQLAETPDGMRYVILARDVSKSGGAWGTPTRRFAISLGCEVRHARKLVYADGLDLDRDEAFQPIGISCRICERAHCHQRSVPPLERHLRVDPDHRGTLPYEIGG, encoded by the coding sequence ATGTCCAACCGCAAACTCTATGCCGGGGCCAAGCTGCGCGAGTTGCGCACCCGGCTTGGCCTGACCCAAAAGGATTTCGCCGCCAAGCTTGGCATCTCGCTGCCCTATCTCAACCAGATGGAGAACAACAACCGCCCCGTCTCGACCACGGTGGTGCTGGGCCTGGCACAGGAATTCGGCCTCGATGTCACGGAACTCTCCTCGGGCGACACCGAACGCCTCGTCTCGGACATGCGCGAGGCGCTGGCCGATCCCGTCTTCGCCGAGGCCAGCCCGCCCCTGGCCGACCTGCGCCTGGCCGCTTCGAACGCGCCGGCGCTGGCACGTGCCTTTCTAGATCTGCACCGTGCCTATCGCCAGACCCATGAACGCCTCGCCTCTCTGGACGAGGCGCTGGGGCACGAGGGGCGCGCCACCTCCAGCCCGTGGGAGGAGGTGCGCGATTTCTTCCACTATTGCGACAACTACATCGACGCCATGGATCGCGCCGCCGAACGCTTTGCCGCGCAGGCCCAGGGCGATCTGGCCCAGCATACCGAAACCGTGCTGGAGGGGATGGGCATCCGCATCCGTCACGCCGCCGGCGAAGGCGTGCGCCATTACGACCGCGCCAGCCGCACGTTGACCCTGTCGCCGCGCGCCGCCCCGGAAACGCAGCGCTTTCAACTGCTGCACCAATACGCGCTTCTGGCCCAAAGCCAGCTTTTGGAGGCGACGCTGGATCTGGCCCGGTTCCAGACGGACACCGCGCGCGAGATCGCGCGCATCGGCATGGCCAACTACTTCGCCGGGGCGGTGCTGATGCCCTATACCCGCTTTGCCGAGGCCGCCGAGGAAACCCGCCACGACCTCGAGCGCCTGTCGATCCAGTTCGGCGCCTCGATCGAGCAGATCGCGCATCGCCTCTCGACGTTGCAACGCCCCGGCGCCAAGGGGGTGCCGTTTTTCTTCGCCCGCGTGGATCAGGCCGGCACGGTCACGAAACGCCACTCGGCGACGCGGCTGCAATTCGCCCGCTTCGGCGGGGCCTGTCCGCTGTGGAACGTGCATCAGGCCTTCGAGACGCCGGGCCGGTTCCTGCGCCAACTGGCCGAGACGCCCGACGGCATGCGCTACGTCATCCTGGCGCGCGACGTGTCGAAATCGGGCGGGGCCTGGGGCACGCCCACGCGCCGCTTTGCCATCTCATTGGGGTGCGAGGTGCGCCACGCGCGGAAACTGGTCTATGCCGACGGACTCGACCTCGACCGGGACGAGGCGTTTCAGCCCATCGGCATCTCCTGCCGCATCTGCGAGCGCGCGCATTGCCACCAGCGCTCGGTTCCGCCGCTCGAACGCCATCTGCGGGTCGACCCCGACCACCGCGGCACCCTGCCCTACGAGATCGGCGGCTGA
- a CDS encoding YebC/PmpR family DNA-binding transcriptional regulator, which translates to MAGHSKWANIQHRKGRQDAARSKLFSKLAKEITVAAKMGDPDPDKNPRLRLAVKEAKSNSVPKDVIDRAIKKSQGGDAENYEEIRYEGYGPNGVAIIVEAMTDNRNRTASTVRSTFGKHGGNLGETGSVSFMFDRKGQVSYPATVGDADTVMMAAIEAGAEDVESGDEEHIIWCADTDLNDVSTALEAELGESDSTKLVWRPTTTTELGLEDAQKLMKLIEALEDDDDVQNVTSNFEISDEVMAQLAG; encoded by the coding sequence ATGGCAGGCCATTCCAAATGGGCGAACATCCAGCACCGCAAGGGGCGTCAGGACGCCGCGCGGTCGAAACTGTTTTCCAAGCTCGCCAAGGAAATCACCGTGGCGGCCAAGATGGGCGACCCCGATCCCGACAAGAACCCGCGCCTGCGCCTTGCCGTGAAAGAGGCGAAATCGAACTCGGTGCCCAAGGACGTGATCGACCGCGCGATCAAGAAATCGCAGGGCGGGGATGCCGAGAATTACGAGGAAATCCGCTACGAGGGCTATGGCCCGAACGGCGTGGCGATCATCGTCGAGGCGATGACCGATAACCGCAACCGGACGGCCAGCACCGTGCGCTCGACCTTTGGCAAGCATGGCGGCAACCTCGGCGAGACCGGCTCGGTGTCGTTCATGTTCGACCGCAAGGGGCAGGTCAGCTACCCGGCCACGGTGGGCGATGCCGACACGGTGATGATGGCCGCGATCGAGGCCGGCGCAGAAGATGTGGAATCGGGGGACGAGGAACACATCATCTGGTGTGCCGATACCGATCTCAACGATGTCTCCACCGCGCTGGAGGCCGAGCTGGGCGAGTCCGACTCGACCAAGCTGGTCTGGCGTCCGACCACCACGACCGAGCTGGGGCTGGAGGATGCGCAGAAGCTGATGAAGCTGATCGAGGCGCTGGAAGACGATGACGACGTGCAGAACGTCACCTCGAATTTCGAGATCTCGGACGAGGTGATGGCGCAACTGGCGGGCTGA
- a CDS encoding YdcH family protein gives MSNTPHELAEDFPNDVDKIHELKVSNPHFAKLMEDYHEVNRAVHRAETGIEPVEQSAENEMRKTRMRLKDEIASMLAKA, from the coding sequence ATGTCGAACACACCGCATGAACTGGCCGAGGATTTCCCCAACGACGTGGACAAGATCCACGAGCTGAAGGTCTCGAACCCGCATTTCGCCAAGCTGATGGAAGACTATCACGAGGTGAACCGCGCCGTGCATCGGGCCGAAACGGGGATCGAGCCGGTGGAGCAGTCGGCCGAGAACGAGATGCGCAAGACGCGGATGCGCCTGAAGGACGAAATCGCCTCGATGTTGGCCAAGGCCTGA
- a CDS encoding HAD-IA family hydrolase has product MTLEAVIFGGMGSLAECAEIDRRAWNAAFRIHDIPWDWSADTYAELMRPGGDRQLAARYAAHLGKVVEADALDVTHQRLFAAMLADEVPLRRGVARVLTWAARGGVKLALVSRAEEGPVRAVLNATARARAGVAFDVSVLRPDVERMAPDPQAMELAVARLGVGAARCVVVADSAVAVQAARSAGLRVLAFPGSAPEVEQEAFGPVPMANALSPEAVVRAWRGPVDTAAE; this is encoded by the coding sequence ATGACTTTGGAAGCAGTGATTTTCGGCGGCATGGGCAGTCTTGCGGAATGCGCCGAGATCGATCGGCGGGCATGGAATGCCGCCTTTCGCATCCATGACATTCCGTGGGACTGGTCCGCGGACACTTATGCCGAGCTGATGCGCCCCGGCGGCGATCGTCAGCTGGCGGCGCGCTATGCGGCACATCTGGGAAAGGTGGTCGAAGCCGATGCCCTGGATGTCACGCATCAGCGTCTGTTCGCGGCCATGCTGGCCGACGAGGTGCCCCTGCGCCGCGGTGTGGCGCGGGTGCTGACATGGGCCGCGCGCGGCGGCGTGAAACTGGCGCTGGTCAGCCGCGCCGAGGAAGGCCCGGTGCGGGCGGTGCTGAATGCCACGGCCCGCGCGCGGGCCGGGGTGGCCTTTGACGTCTCGGTCCTGCGGCCGGATGTCGAGCGCATGGCCCCCGATCCGCAGGCGATGGAGCTGGCCGTCGCACGCCTGGGCGTGGGCGCGGCGCGCTGTGTCGTCGTGGCTGACAGCGCCGTCGCGGTTCAGGCGGCGCGGTCGGCCGGTCTGCGGGTGCTGGCCTTTCCGGGCAGCGCGCCCGAGGTCGAGCAAGAGGCCTTTGGCCCCGTCCCGATGGCCAACGCCCTCAGCCCCGAGGCCGTGGTGCGCGCCTGGCGCGGGCCGGTGGATACCGCCGCGGAATAG
- a CDS encoding class I SAM-dependent methyltransferase translates to MNHLYYGDNLAVLRESIPDDSVDLIYLDPPFNSNASYNLLFKGPSGNESAAQIEAFDDTWHWTDAAPTLPS, encoded by the coding sequence ATGAACCACCTCTACTATGGCGACAACCTCGCGGTGCTGCGCGAGTCCATCCCCGACGACAGCGTCGACCTGATCTATCTCGACCCGCCCTTCAACTCGAACGCGTCCTACAACCTGCTGTTCAAGGGGCCGTCCGGCAATGAGTCTGCGGCCCAGATCGAGGCGTTCGACGACACCTGGCACTGGACGGATGCGGCACCTACGCTCCCTTCTTGA
- a CDS encoding LysE/ArgO family amino acid transporter — protein sequence MIAASLAGFALSFSLILAIGAQNAFVLRQGLRRAHVGVVVATCCLSEAVLIAAGVAGFGALAEAAPWALEAMRWGGVAFLTVYGVKSLRAALVVSEALTAGNGAAMSRRAAIGTALAMTWANPHVYLDTVGLLGAVATQYRPDQWSFGAGALSASCVFFVLLGYGARGLAPVFARPAAWRVLDAVVGATMLALAGKLAILG from the coding sequence ATGATTGCCGCCTCTCTTGCCGGGTTCGCCCTGTCGTTTTCGCTGATCCTCGCCATCGGGGCCCAGAACGCCTTTGTCCTGCGTCAGGGACTGAGGCGCGCGCATGTGGGCGTGGTGGTGGCCACCTGCTGCCTGTCCGAGGCGGTGTTGATCGCGGCGGGGGTGGCGGGGTTCGGCGCGCTGGCCGAGGCCGCGCCCTGGGCGCTGGAGGCGATGCGTTGGGGCGGTGTCGCCTTCCTGACGGTTTACGGGGTGAAAAGCCTGCGCGCGGCGCTGGTGGTGTCCGAGGCGCTGACGGCGGGAAATGGCGCGGCGATGTCGCGGCGCGCGGCGATCGGCACCGCGCTGGCGATGACCTGGGCCAACCCGCATGTCTATCTGGACACGGTGGGCCTGCTCGGGGCGGTGGCCACGCAATACCGCCCCGATCAGTGGTCGTTCGGGGCCGGGGCGCTGTCGGCCTCGTGCGTCTTTTTCGTGCTGCTCGGCTATGGCGCGCGGGGGCTGGCGCCGGTCTTTGCGCGCCCGGCGGCTTGGCGGGTGCTGGACGCGGTGGTGGGTGCGACGATGCTGGCGCTGGCGGGCAAACTGGCGATCCTCGGCTGA
- a CDS encoding DMT family transporter, giving the protein MDADAPPPRLPAVRPVLGVVWMIVTGLCFVAVTATVKMVGSDVPAAQAAFLRYVLGLVFLIPMLPAMRATRLSGRALRLFGIRGVAHTAGVVCWFYAMTQIPIAEVTAMNYLNPVYVSVLAVFVLGERMAFRRIMAVVLALVGALIILRPGFRELSPGHFAMLFTAASFAVGYLIAKIMADEVPPQVVVFMLSVTVTIGLAPFAAAVWVAVSWANLGWLFLTAVFATAGHYTMTLAFRAAPLTVTQPVTFLQLVWATLLGAVVFGEPADIFVILGGALIIAAVSYITWREAVLRRRAQTSG; this is encoded by the coding sequence ATGGATGCCGACGCACCCCCCCCCAGACTGCCAGCTGTCCGCCCCGTGCTGGGGGTGGTCTGGATGATCGTGACCGGATTGTGCTTCGTCGCGGTGACGGCCACGGTCAAGATGGTGGGATCGGACGTGCCGGCGGCGCAGGCGGCGTTTTTGCGCTATGTGCTGGGGCTGGTCTTCCTGATCCCGATGCTGCCGGCGATGCGCGCCACGCGGCTGAGCGGGCGGGCCCTGCGCCTGTTCGGTATTCGCGGCGTGGCGCATACGGCGGGGGTGGTCTGCTGGTTCTATGCGATGACACAGATCCCCATCGCCGAGGTCACGGCGATGAATTACCTCAACCCGGTCTATGTCTCGGTTCTGGCGGTCTTCGTTCTGGGCGAGCGCATGGCGTTTCGGCGGATCATGGCGGTGGTGCTGGCGCTGGTGGGCGCGCTGATCATCCTGCGTCCCGGCTTTCGCGAGCTCAGCCCGGGCCATTTCGCCATGCTGTTCACGGCGGCCAGTTTCGCGGTGGGCTACCTGATCGCCAAGATCATGGCCGACGAGGTGCCACCGCAAGTGGTGGTCTTCATGCTGTCGGTGACGGTGACGATCGGCCTGGCGCCCTTTGCGGCGGCGGTCTGGGTCGCGGTCAGTTGGGCGAACCTGGGCTGGCTGTTCCTGACGGCGGTCTTCGCCACGGCGGGCCATTACACGATGACGCTGGCGTTTCGGGCCGCGCCGCTGACGGTGACGCAACCCGTCACCTTCCTGCAGCTTGTCTGGGCGACGCTGCTGGGGGCGGTGGTGTTCGGCGAACCGGCCGATATCTTCGTGATCCTGGGCGGCGCGCTGATCATCGCGGCGGTCAGCTACATCACCTGGCGCGAGGCCGTTTTGCGCCGTCGTGCCCAAACCTCTGGCTAG
- a CDS encoding MT-A70 family methyltransferase, translating to MTNASDDLLRELGGKKFQTILADPPWQFQNRTGKMAPEHKRLARYPTMTLDDICDLPVEAIAGEPAHLYLWVPNALLPEGLKVMEHWGFKYKSNLIWYKIRKDGGPDRRGVGFYFRNVTEVLLFGVRGKNARTLKPGRSQENIISAQKREHSRKPDQQYDLIERCSFGDRLELFARGPRKGWTVWGNQSEHYEPTWETYANHSQSTVVPFDRAAVVKKGA from the coding sequence ATGACAAACGCAAGCGATGACCTGTTGCGCGAGCTTGGGGGAAAAAAATTCCAAACCATCCTCGCCGACCCACCTTGGCAGTTTCAAAACAGAACAGGAAAGATGGCGCCGGAGCACAAACGCCTCGCACGTTATCCAACAATGACGCTGGATGATATTTGCGACTTGCCAGTTGAAGCCATCGCCGGCGAGCCGGCGCATCTTTATCTCTGGGTTCCTAACGCACTTCTGCCTGAGGGCCTGAAAGTCATGGAACATTGGGGCTTCAAATACAAAAGTAACCTCATCTGGTACAAAATCCGAAAGGATGGTGGCCCAGATCGGCGCGGGGTCGGTTTTTACTTTCGCAACGTGACTGAGGTGCTGTTGTTCGGGGTAAGGGGCAAAAACGCTCGAACACTTAAACCCGGGCGTTCTCAGGAAAACATCATTTCGGCGCAGAAGAGGGAGCACAGCCGCAAACCCGATCAACAATATGATTTGATCGAGCGGTGTAGTTTCGGGGACAGGCTTGAGTTGTTTGCGCGTGGCCCGCGCAAGGGGTGGACTGTTTGGGGTAACCAGTCTGAACATTACGAGCCGACTTGGGAAACCTACGCAAACCATTCTCAATCCACGGTCGTGCCTTTCGACCGCGCTGCTGTTGTCAAGAAGGGAGCGTAG
- a CDS encoding BglII/BstYI family type II restriction endonuclease: protein MLSDRLPPFVLENYHCGEWHHASAIMVGDHPSEWDDLVEALTKFRLKKSHIDAGGGRKTKLADDFDALFLRRGWKETKFDTRVVVDDLEYITPTHKIDMFKNGVAIELEWNNKTEFYDRDLNNFRLLYQLRTVSVGVIVTRADALQDIFNGLGRGSSYGPSTTILSKLVSKIEGGGAGGCPVLTFGIKPSLYRENE, encoded by the coding sequence ATGCTGAGTGATCGTCTCCCACCCTTTGTACTGGAAAACTACCATTGCGGCGAGTGGCACCATGCAAGCGCGATTATGGTCGGAGATCATCCCTCAGAATGGGACGATTTGGTTGAAGCTTTGACGAAGTTTCGCTTGAAAAAGTCCCACATAGACGCCGGCGGCGGACGGAAGACAAAACTTGCAGACGATTTCGATGCCCTTTTTTTGCGTCGTGGCTGGAAGGAAACGAAGTTCGATACCCGGGTAGTTGTGGATGACCTCGAATATATCACACCTACTCACAAAATCGATATGTTCAAAAACGGGGTTGCCATCGAGTTGGAGTGGAACAACAAGACCGAGTTCTATGATCGCGATCTGAATAACTTTCGGCTGTTGTATCAGTTGCGTACTGTAAGCGTTGGGGTAATTGTGACACGTGCTGATGCACTTCAAGACATCTTTAACGGTCTTGGTCGAGGATCGTCTTACGGTCCTTCGACTACAATTCTTTCTAAGCTGGTGTCGAAAATCGAAGGTGGCGGCGCGGGCGGTTGTCCCGTCTTGACGTTTGGCATCAAGCCAAGCCTCTACAGGGAGAACGAGTAA